From a region of the Alnus glutinosa chromosome 1, dhAlnGlut1.1, whole genome shotgun sequence genome:
- the LOC133881486 gene encoding uncharacterized protein LOC133881486, whose amino-acid sequence MGDKKKKAAAIFIRLVSTAGTGFFYVKRKPTKITEKLEFRKYDPRVNRHVLFKEAKMK is encoded by the coding sequence ATGGgtgacaagaagaagaaggctgcTGCTATTTTCATCCGACTTGTCTCGACTGCTGGGACTGGGTTCTTCTACGTCAAGAGGAAACCTACCAAGATAACTGAGAAGCTGGAGTTTCGCAAATACGACCCTCGGGTGAATCGTCATGTTCTGTTTAAGGAAGCCAAAATGAAGTGA